CAAGTTCATCAGCGACATCCATCGAGCTTAAAGCTTTTACAAGTAATCTCCCTGTTATAAAAACAGGGAGATTTTTTACATATTCTGTCTCATCGATGGCACAAACCCGAGCCGATTAGAAACGTAACCATTAACCTTTTTAAGGGACTCTATAATCGTTTCTTTATTTTTAATCATGCGTTCTGTGGGGCCGGCGACACTTATGGCTGCAATGGCCCTGCCCGTATAGTTGAAAATGGGAACGGCGATACACGTAAGTCCAACTTCAGCTTCCTCATCATCCATAGAATAGCCGTTTTTCCTCACTTTGCTTAGCTCCTCTATATACTGCTTTGGATCAATTATTGTTTTCTCCGTAAATTTAGGCATTCCTTTTTCCGTGAGAACATGATCCACTTCTTCCAAATGAAAAGTGGAAACGATGGCCTTTCCAAGCCCAGTGGAATGTATCGGTTTGCGAGTACCGAGATCGGCTGTCGTTCTCACAGATTGATTGGCTTCTGCTTTATATAAGTACACAACTTCTCCTTTGTCATAAACCGCTAAGAAGGCCGTTTCGTTTAAGTCTAAAGCTAGCTGCCTTAAATAAGGAGTCACTATATCCACCAGGTTCCACTTTGTCAGACTCGACACTCCAACCTCAATGGCTTTTAAACCGACCTGGTACTTTTCTGTATCTTCTACTTGCTCAATAAACCCTTTATTTTTAAGAGCCTCCATAATTCGATGGGACGTACTTTTTGCTATACCAAGCTCTTGTGATATTTCCGCCAGGCTCACCGGGTTTCTTTTTGCAGCAATCAGCTCTAGGATTGTTAACGCTCGTTCTACGGCTGAGTTGGATTGAGATGAATTATCTTTATTTTTCACTTTTTCAACTCCTTATACACTGCATTAAAATAATGGAACGCTGTTCCTTTATTTTAATGTTAGTTCCATTTTAGCTGTACGTCAATTCCTTTTCCCACATAAACCGCTTTTTAAATAACTCAATAAAAGATGTTGAAATATTTTTAATTATTGATACAATGAAAATATGGAACGTCATTCCGTTTAATAACCAACGTTATTATTTTAGTGGTTAAAAGGCATGAATTAAAAAAACGATAAAGGGTGGTATTTATGCAAGTAAGATATGCAACGAATCCTAGAGACTTTAATCAGTATGATAATGAAAGAATCCGCGAAGATTTCCTGATTGAGAACCTTTTTGTCAGAGGGGAACTGAACATGGTTTATTCTCACTATGACCGCTTAATTGTCGGCGGAGCTATTCCTACCTCAACGCCGCTTAAATTGGATGATCCGGAAACTTTAAAAACAGAATTTTTTCTAGAAAGAAGAGAGATTGGAATTATTAATATTTCTGATCAGACTGGCAAAGTAACTGTTGATGGAGAAACTTACGAGCTGAATAAGAGGGATTGTTTATATGTAGGAAAAGGAAAAGAAAATGTTACAATAGAAAGTGCAGATGCTTCAGCACCTGCTTCTTTTTACCTCGTTTCTGCAACCGCTCACAAAGAGTATCCAGTTCAGAAGCTGACGCGCGAAGAAACAGTGGAAACTCATTTAGGGTCTGATGCTGAATCCAATAATCGTGTGATTTGTAAATATATTCATGAGGATGGACTTAAAAGCTGTCAGCTTATGCTGGGAATGACCTTCCTGGCACCAAACAATATGTGGAATACAATGCCGCCTCACGTTCACGATCGTCGAATGGAAGCTTACTTATATTTTGATATGGACGAAAGCTCAAAGGTCTTTCACTTTATGGGTGAACCAAATAACACCAGAAACATCGTAGTAAGAAACCAGCAAGTCGTTCTATCCCCTCCTTGGTCCATTCATTCCGGAGTAGGGACAAGCAACTACACATTTATCTGGGCAATGGCTGGAGAGAATTATACATTCACCGATATGGATCATGTGGATATGGAAGATATGAAGTAATGATTAAGCCTCTTCTTGGGGCTTAATTTTTTATCATCAGGTAAAGGAGAGGTAACAGTGAAAGATATCATAACGATAGGCGATGCAATGATCGCATTTGAACCTAATTCAACGGGCCCTATGAGATTTGCCAATCAGTTTCAAAAGAAAGTCGGCGGCGCGGAATTAAACGTGATGGTCGGCTGTTCACGCTTAGGATTAAATACCGGATGGATCAGCCGTTTGGGACAAGACGAATTTGGAAAAACGATTCGAAATTACGCCCGGGGGGAAGGAGTCGATGTTTCCGAGGTAGAATTTGTAGAAGGGCATCCAACTTCTGTCTACTTTAAAGAAATGATGGAAGACGGAAGTGTGCGCACCTTCTACTATCGGGAGAAATCTCCCACATTACCTATGGGGCCAGAGGACCTTAATGAAGACTATATTAAACAGGCAAAAATTCTCCATGTCACTGG
This window of the Halobacillus sp. Marseille-Q1614 genome carries:
- a CDS encoding IclR family transcriptional regulator, which produces MKNKDNSSQSNSAVERALTILELIAAKRNPVSLAEISQELGIAKSTSHRIMEALKNKGFIEQVEDTEKYQVGLKAIEVGVSSLTKWNLVDIVTPYLRQLALDLNETAFLAVYDKGEVVYLYKAEANQSVRTTADLGTRKPIHSTGLGKAIVSTFHLEEVDHVLTEKGMPKFTEKTIIDPKQYIEELSKVRKNGYSMDDEEAEVGLTCIAVPIFNYTGRAIAAISVAGPTERMIKNKETIIESLKKVNGYVSNRLGFVPSMRQNM
- the kduI gene encoding 5-dehydro-4-deoxy-D-glucuronate isomerase; the encoded protein is MQVRYATNPRDFNQYDNERIREDFLIENLFVRGELNMVYSHYDRLIVGGAIPTSTPLKLDDPETLKTEFFLERREIGIINISDQTGKVTVDGETYELNKRDCLYVGKGKENVTIESADASAPASFYLVSATAHKEYPVQKLTREETVETHLGSDAESNNRVICKYIHEDGLKSCQLMLGMTFLAPNNMWNTMPPHVHDRRMEAYLYFDMDESSKVFHFMGEPNNTRNIVVRNQQVVLSPPWSIHSGVGTSNYTFIWAMAGENYTFTDMDHVDMEDMK